A genomic stretch from Bradyrhizobium quebecense includes:
- a CDS encoding RNA polymerase sigma factor — protein MNDMLRLVEPLIPALRRYARALVRDHAAADDLVQDCLERAVIHWEQRRSDNPRPWLFAILHNLAINQFRRATTRGVHVAIDETNEDAFGQEAAQEQKVMYRDVMAKLARLPHDQRAVLLLVGVEDLSYADAAKVLGVPIGTVMSRLARARERLHQELEGTAGDLNNNIVQLRNRT, from the coding sequence ATGAACGACATGCTGCGCCTGGTCGAACCGCTGATACCCGCCTTGCGGCGGTATGCGCGGGCCCTCGTCCGCGACCACGCAGCGGCCGACGATTTGGTGCAGGACTGTCTGGAACGCGCCGTGATTCATTGGGAGCAGCGGCGGTCGGACAATCCGCGGCCGTGGCTGTTCGCAATCCTTCATAATCTCGCCATCAACCAGTTTCGCCGCGCAACGACGCGCGGCGTCCATGTCGCGATCGACGAAACCAACGAGGACGCATTCGGCCAGGAAGCGGCCCAGGAACAGAAGGTGATGTATCGCGACGTCATGGCGAAGCTCGCAAGGCTTCCGCATGACCAGCGTGCGGTCCTGCTGCTCGTCGGCGTCGAGGACTTGTCCTATGCCGACGCCGCAAAGGTGCTCGGTGTGCCCATCGGCACGGTGATGTCGCGCCTGGCGCGCGCTCGCGAAAGGCTGCATCAGGAACTGGAGGGGACCGCCGGCGACCTGAACAATAATATCGTGCAATTGCGGAACAGGACATGA